In Solenopsis invicta isolate M01_SB chromosome 13, UNIL_Sinv_3.0, whole genome shotgun sequence, one DNA window encodes the following:
- the LOC105203261 gene encoding probable cytochrome P450 6a20 isoform X1 → MVLAELIGAFIIILSIVYIYYKYVIYNFWHKKGVFYIKPIVPIGNILPLVTEKTQVGVFFQDAYQKYKEHRCFGMYAFFKPNLVITDLDLMRTVLTKEFKSFHDRGLYSNETIDPAINRLFLNGQNWLRYRAKMTPTFTAGKMKQMFVIVKQCGEELAKHLEKNAQMRDTVEMRDILTRYASDSIMSAAFGVNTNCIQKPNEYQSTSQEKTTFDSNFFKRILIRFAPQVTDFFSLPFSVQAVTNFYMNLFRDTVEYRKANGIVRPDLMSLLIEHVEKDFDPKGSRFGYLQTKVGLIYLLSKYKFKLHSRTPVPLAFSERSAILAPKSGVYLTIELR, encoded by the exons ATGGTACTGGCAGAATTAATCGGAGCATTCATCATTATCCTGAGTattgtttacatttattataaatatgtgatatataatttttggcACAAGAAAGGGGTTTTTTATATCAAACCCATTGTACCAATTGGAAATATATTACCTCTTGTAACTGAAAAAACGCAAGTAG GCGTATTCTTCCAAGATGCCTACCAAAAATATAAGGAACATCGCTGTTTCGGaatgtatgcattttttaaaccgAATTTGGTAATCACCGATCTCGACCTTATGCGAACGGTATTGACAAAGGAATTCAAGTCTTTTCATGATCGTGGACTGTATTCTAACGAAACTATTGATCCAGCGATCAACCGTTTGTTTCTTAATGGGCAAAATTGGCTACGTTATCGCGCCAAGATGACACCAACATTTACTGCAGGAAAAATGAAGCAGATGTTTGTCATAGTTAAGCAATGTGGCGAAGAACTCGCAAAGCATCTGGAGAAGAATGCTCAAATGAGAGATACCGTCGAAATGAGAGATATATTAACaag ATATGCATCAGACTCTATCATGTCAGCAGCTTTCGGTGTCAACACTAACTGTATTCAGAAACCAAATGAATATCAAAGTACATCACAGGAAAAGACAActtttgattcaaatttttttaagcgcATCTTGATTAGGTTTGCACCGCAAGTTACGGACTTCTTTTCTCTTCCGTTCAGCGTACAAGCTGTCaccaatttttatatgaatttatttcgaGACACCGTGGAATATAGAAAAGCTAATGGTATCGTCAGACCTGACTTGATGAGCTTGCTCATAGAACACGTGGAGAAGGATTTTGATCCTAAAG gttCACGATTTGGATATTTACAAACGAAAGTTGGACTCATATATCttttgtcaaaatataaattcaaacttCATTCCCGAACTCCGGTGCCGCTTGCTTTCAGTGAAAGATCTGCGATTCTTGCACCGAAGAGTGGTGTTTACCTTACTATTGAACTACGATAA
- the LOC105203261 gene encoding probable cytochrome P450 6a20 isoform X2: protein MVLAELIGAFIIILSIVYIYYKYVIYNFWHKKGVFYIKPIVPIGNILPLVTEKTQVGVFFQDAYQKYKEHRCFGMYAFFKPNLVITDLDLMRTVLTKEFKSFHDRGLYSNETIDPAINRLFLNGQNWLRYRAKMTPTFTAGKMKQMFVIVKQCGEELAKHLEKNAQMRDTVEMRDILTRYASDSIMSAAFGVNTNCIQKPNEYQSTSQEKTTFDSNFFKRILIRFAPQVTDFFSLPFSVQAVTNFYMNLFRDTVEYRKANGIVRPDLMSLLIEHVEKDFDPKE, encoded by the exons ATGGTACTGGCAGAATTAATCGGAGCATTCATCATTATCCTGAGTattgtttacatttattataaatatgtgatatataatttttggcACAAGAAAGGGGTTTTTTATATCAAACCCATTGTACCAATTGGAAATATATTACCTCTTGTAACTGAAAAAACGCAAGTAG GCGTATTCTTCCAAGATGCCTACCAAAAATATAAGGAACATCGCTGTTTCGGaatgtatgcattttttaaaccgAATTTGGTAATCACCGATCTCGACCTTATGCGAACGGTATTGACAAAGGAATTCAAGTCTTTTCATGATCGTGGACTGTATTCTAACGAAACTATTGATCCAGCGATCAACCGTTTGTTTCTTAATGGGCAAAATTGGCTACGTTATCGCGCCAAGATGACACCAACATTTACTGCAGGAAAAATGAAGCAGATGTTTGTCATAGTTAAGCAATGTGGCGAAGAACTCGCAAAGCATCTGGAGAAGAATGCTCAAATGAGAGATACCGTCGAAATGAGAGATATATTAACaag ATATGCATCAGACTCTATCATGTCAGCAGCTTTCGGTGTCAACACTAACTGTATTCAGAAACCAAATGAATATCAAAGTACATCACAGGAAAAGACAActtttgattcaaatttttttaagcgcATCTTGATTAGGTTTGCACCGCAAGTTACGGACTTCTTTTCTCTTCCGTTCAGCGTACAAGCTGTCaccaatttttatatgaatttatttcgaGACACCGTGGAATATAGAAAAGCTAATGGTATCGTCAGACCTGACTTGATGAGCTTGCTCATAGAACACGTGGAGAAGGATTTTGATCCTAAAG agtaG
- the LOC105203261 gene encoding probable cytochrome P450 6a20 isoform X3: MYAFFKPNLVITDLDLMRTVLTKEFKSFHDRGLYSNETIDPAINRLFLNGQNWLRYRAKMTPTFTAGKMKQMFVIVKQCGEELAKHLEKNAQMRDTVEMRDILTRYASDSIMSAAFGVNTNCIQKPNEYQSTSQEKTTFDSNFFKRILIRFAPQVTDFFSLPFSVQAVTNFYMNLFRDTVEYRKANGIVRPDLMSLLIEHVEKDFDPKGSRFGYLQTKVGLIYLLSKYKFKLHSRTPVPLAFSERSAILAPKSGVYLTIELR; this comes from the exons atgtatgcattttttaaaccgAATTTGGTAATCACCGATCTCGACCTTATGCGAACGGTATTGACAAAGGAATTCAAGTCTTTTCATGATCGTGGACTGTATTCTAACGAAACTATTGATCCAGCGATCAACCGTTTGTTTCTTAATGGGCAAAATTGGCTACGTTATCGCGCCAAGATGACACCAACATTTACTGCAGGAAAAATGAAGCAGATGTTTGTCATAGTTAAGCAATGTGGCGAAGAACTCGCAAAGCATCTGGAGAAGAATGCTCAAATGAGAGATACCGTCGAAATGAGAGATATATTAACaag ATATGCATCAGACTCTATCATGTCAGCAGCTTTCGGTGTCAACACTAACTGTATTCAGAAACCAAATGAATATCAAAGTACATCACAGGAAAAGACAActtttgattcaaatttttttaagcgcATCTTGATTAGGTTTGCACCGCAAGTTACGGACTTCTTTTCTCTTCCGTTCAGCGTACAAGCTGTCaccaatttttatatgaatttatttcgaGACACCGTGGAATATAGAAAAGCTAATGGTATCGTCAGACCTGACTTGATGAGCTTGCTCATAGAACACGTGGAGAAGGATTTTGATCCTAAAG gttCACGATTTGGATATTTACAAACGAAAGTTGGACTCATATATCttttgtcaaaatataaattcaaacttCATTCCCGAACTCCGGTGCCGCTTGCTTTCAGTGAAAGATCTGCGATTCTTGCACCGAAGAGTGGTGTTTACCTTACTATTGAACTACGATAA
- the LOC120359320 gene encoding uncharacterized protein LOC120359320 isoform X1, producing the protein MCVHFYHLFPEKVQKNDKFYIVLLKDGLVTVPKQWLTNDKKYTYWPSDINIAQRMNLIKSCAEVNLEWEKYEIECRYGTAEPPTSKIISVSSLNMDYIDTNKLDSNSEIEEDIDEYHKSNNSNPRKNTSNNSVVKNLACNKSQEATGKSLAYNRNKKATETEKKIQKIHD; encoded by the exons ATGTGCGTACATTTTTACCATTTGTTTCCAGAAAAAGTACagaaaaatgacaaattttacATAGTTTTACTGAAGGATGGCTTAGTTACAGTACCGAAACAATGGTTAACAAATGACAAGAAATATACATATTGGCCATCTGATATAAATATAGCACAAcgtatgaatttaattaaatcttgtgCCGAAGTAAACTTAGAATGGGAAAAATACGAGATAGAATGTAGATATGGAACAGCAG AACCACCAActtcaaaaattatatctgtGTCCAGTTTAAATATGGATTACATTGACACAAATAAATTAGATTCCAATAGTGAGATTGAAGAAGACATTGATGAGTATCACAAATCAAACAATTCAAATCCTCGGAAAAATACAAGTAATAACtctgttgtaaaaaatttggcaTGTAACAAAAGTCAAGAAGCTACGGGTAAAAGTTTGGCatataacagaaataaaaaagctacgg aaacagaaaaaaaaattcaaaaaattcatgattaG
- the LOC120359320 gene encoding uncharacterized protein LOC120359320 isoform X2, protein MSVIEKVQKNDKFYIVLLKDGLVTVPKQWLTNDKKYTYWPSDINIAQRMNLIKSCAEVNLEWEKYEIECRYGTAEPPTSKIISVSSLNMDYIDTNKLDSNSEIEEDIDEYHKSNNSNPRKNTSNNSVVKNLACNKSQEATGKSLAYNRNKKATETEKKIQKIHD, encoded by the exons ATGAGTGTCATAG AAAAAGTACagaaaaatgacaaattttacATAGTTTTACTGAAGGATGGCTTAGTTACAGTACCGAAACAATGGTTAACAAATGACAAGAAATATACATATTGGCCATCTGATATAAATATAGCACAAcgtatgaatttaattaaatcttgtgCCGAAGTAAACTTAGAATGGGAAAAATACGAGATAGAATGTAGATATGGAACAGCAG AACCACCAActtcaaaaattatatctgtGTCCAGTTTAAATATGGATTACATTGACACAAATAAATTAGATTCCAATAGTGAGATTGAAGAAGACATTGATGAGTATCACAAATCAAACAATTCAAATCCTCGGAAAAATACAAGTAATAACtctgttgtaaaaaatttggcaTGTAACAAAAGTCAAGAAGCTACGGGTAAAAGTTTGGCatataacagaaataaaaaagctacgg aaacagaaaaaaaaattcaaaaaattcatgattaG
- the LOC120359320 gene encoding uncharacterized protein LOC120359320 isoform X3, whose product MCVHFYHLFPEKVQKNDKFYIVLLKDGLVTVPKQWLTNDKKYTYWPSDINIAQRMNLIKSCAEVNLEWEKYEIECRYGTAETYTRAREKEKLAEKISDINTASDEEENKRKRKLRCKKTLTSESEDNASDNEDASVAAKLPKK is encoded by the exons ATGTGCGTACATTTTTACCATTTGTTTCCAGAAAAAGTACagaaaaatgacaaattttacATAGTTTTACTGAAGGATGGCTTAGTTACAGTACCGAAACAATGGTTAACAAATGACAAGAAATATACATATTGGCCATCTGATATAAATATAGCACAAcgtatgaatttaattaaatcttgtgCCGAAGTAAACTTAGAATGGGAAAAATACGAGATAGAATGTAGATATGGAACAGCAG aaacttatacAAGGGCtcgagaaaaggaaaaattagCAGAGAAAATATCCGACATTAATACTGCTTcagatgaagaagaaaataaacgtaaaagaAAATTACGCTGTAAGAAAACTTTAACTTCTGAATCTGAAGATAATGCTTCTGATAATGAAGATGCTTCTGTTGCTGcaaaattgccaaaaaaataa